A region from the Bacteroidota bacterium genome encodes:
- a CDS encoding phosphopentomutase: protein MTRTHRFVVLVLDGVGIGQAPDAAAYGDEGSHTLGNLARVERLSLPNLTRLGLGNITPLEGIPPAGAPRAHYGRMREVSAGKDSTTGHWELAGVWLERPFPTYPRGFPEELLVRFRARTGCEGVLGNKVASGTAILQELGDAHLRTGWPIVYTSADSVFQIAAHVDVIPLEVQYRYGQIAREEVCVGEDAVGRVIVRPFAGSSGAYTRLSAYRKDFALRPPKPTVMERLQQAGIRTIGIGKIGDLYAEVGFDRLQKTASNAEGLAQTRQALRAELGPAFIMTNLVDFDQLYGHRNDTRGFREALEAFDRALPELLNAMRPGDVLVITADHGNDPTTPSTDHSRELVPLLVYQAGARGIGRDLGLRQTFSDLAATVADFFAVPYDGPGQSFATVLEHALMTS from the coding sequence GTGACACGCACCCATCGCTTTGTGGTGCTCGTTTTAGACGGCGTGGGCATCGGACAGGCTCCCGATGCGGCTGCCTATGGCGATGAGGGAAGCCATACCCTTGGCAATCTGGCCCGCGTTGAGCGGCTCTCGCTGCCCAACCTGACCCGTCTGGGGTTGGGCAACATCACCCCGCTAGAGGGTATACCACCTGCCGGAGCGCCCCGGGCCCATTATGGCCGCATGCGGGAGGTCTCAGCCGGGAAAGATTCCACCACAGGCCATTGGGAGCTGGCTGGAGTATGGTTGGAGCGCCCCTTTCCGACATATCCGCGCGGATTTCCCGAAGAGCTGCTCGTCCGCTTTCGAGCCCGCACGGGGTGCGAAGGGGTGCTCGGCAACAAGGTCGCCTCCGGAACGGCGATCCTCCAAGAACTCGGCGATGCGCACCTGCGCACGGGCTGGCCCATCGTATACACGTCGGCTGATAGCGTCTTTCAGATCGCCGCTCACGTGGACGTGATCCCGCTTGAGGTGCAGTATCGCTACGGGCAGATCGCCCGCGAGGAGGTCTGCGTGGGTGAAGACGCCGTTGGACGCGTAATCGTGCGCCCCTTTGCGGGCTCTTCGGGGGCGTATACGCGGCTGAGCGCCTACCGAAAAGACTTCGCCCTCCGCCCTCCCAAGCCGACTGTCATGGAGCGCCTGCAGCAAGCCGGCATCCGAACCATCGGGATCGGCAAAATCGGGGACTTATACGCTGAAGTGGGATTCGATCGGCTGCAGAAGACCGCCTCCAACGCCGAGGGCCTTGCGCAGACCCGGCAAGCCTTGCGTGCCGAACTTGGCCCGGCTTTCATCATGACCAACCTCGTCGATTTCGATCAGCTCTACGGCCATCGCAACGACACACGAGGCTTTCGGGAGGCGCTTGAGGCCTTCGATCGGGCGTTGCCCGAGCTGCTGAATGCCATGCGCCCCGGCGATGTGCTGGTCATCACGGCCGATCACGGAAACGACCCTACAACTCCGAGCACGGATCACTCCCGAGAGCTGGTACCGTTGCTGGTCTACCAGGCCGGTGCTCGAGGGATCGGACGCGACTTGGGTCTGCGTCAAACGTTTTCGGATCTGGCCGCCACGGTCGCCGACTTTTTCGCCGTGCCCTACGATGGACCAGGCCAGAGCTTTGCTACGGTGCTGGAACATGCGCTCATGACCTCATAA
- a CDS encoding acyl-CoA dehydrogenase family protein produces the protein MQLELTENQRMIRDMVRRFAEERVRPMIRTYDETQRFPHELFQELGELGLLGVLVPTEYGGAGLSYHEYVVAILELARIDGSVALSMAAHNSLCTGHILQFGSEEQKRRYLPKLASGQWLGAWGLTEPNSGSDAAALRTTALWDGEAWVLNGSKTFITHAHVGQVSVVMARATGGPQGEEGGITAFIVEKGTPGFRAGKKEDKLGMRSSETGELLFDNCRIPDAQRIGPVGEGFRQAMEVLDGGRISIAALSLGIAQGAFEAAFRYALQRRQFGRPLYEFQAIQFKLADMATEIEAAWLLTMKAAALKDRGHKTTLESSMAKLYASEVAVRVANEAVQILGGYGYVKDFPVEKHYRDAKLCTIGEGTSEIQRLVIARQLLKRL, from the coding sequence CTGCAGCTGGAGCTGACAGAGAACCAGCGTATGATTCGGGACATGGTGCGCCGCTTCGCCGAAGAGCGCGTGCGCCCCATGATCCGCACCTATGACGAGACGCAGCGCTTCCCCCATGAGCTGTTTCAAGAGCTGGGCGAGCTGGGCCTACTGGGCGTGCTTGTGCCGACTGAATACGGCGGAGCGGGGCTGAGCTACCACGAATACGTAGTGGCTATCCTGGAGCTAGCCCGGATCGACGGATCGGTTGCGCTCTCGATGGCCGCGCACAACTCCCTGTGCACGGGGCACATTCTGCAATTTGGCTCCGAGGAGCAGAAACGGCGCTACCTGCCCAAGTTGGCCTCTGGTCAGTGGCTTGGTGCTTGGGGGCTTACCGAACCCAACTCCGGCTCCGATGCGGCCGCCCTGCGCACCACAGCCCTCTGGGATGGCGAGGCCTGGGTGCTCAACGGCTCCAAGACCTTCATCACGCACGCGCACGTCGGACAAGTGTCTGTGGTGATGGCGCGTGCAACCGGCGGCCCTCAGGGAGAGGAGGGCGGAATCACGGCTTTCATCGTCGAAAAGGGTACGCCCGGCTTCCGAGCGGGCAAAAAGGAGGACAAGCTCGGCATGCGCTCCTCCGAAACAGGGGAGCTGTTGTTTGACAACTGTCGCATCCCGGATGCCCAGCGCATAGGCCCCGTGGGCGAGGGCTTTCGGCAGGCCATGGAGGTCTTGGATGGAGGGCGCATCTCGATCGCTGCCCTCTCGCTCGGGATCGCGCAGGGGGCCTTCGAGGCCGCTTTCCGCTACGCCCTGCAGCGTCGCCAGTTCGGAAGGCCCCTTTATGAGTTTCAAGCCATTCAGTTTAAGCTGGCCGACATGGCCACGGAGATCGAAGCCGCCTGGCTGCTTACGATGAAAGCGGCCGCTCTTAAAGATCGCGGCCATAAGACCACGTTAGAGTCCTCCATGGCTAAATTATATGCCAGCGAGGTGGCCGTACGTGTGGCCAATGAGGCCGTGCAGATCTTGGGTGGCTACGGGTACGTAAAGGACTTTCCCGTCGAAAAACATTACCGCGATGCGAAGCTTTGCACGATCGGAGAGGGCACAAGCGAGATCCAGCGCCTGGTGATCGCGCGGCAGTTGTTGAAGAGGCTCTGA
- a CDS encoding GAF domain-containing protein codes for MNRLFFTLLALVTLILAVAYSFFWFWVIGGVTTMLAASLWWAHFRQRRIERALSTPRVAASVVSRTQTLDEDILLPPKPVSRPVEKSEVEPSQENPGSQEPASSERPPSSMPATESFQSPAVRAESADPRTSWFRHTDPELGPFARLLGGWLEMLLEFFQGHSALLYWINPAKEQFVLEAYVTASRHFMLGERVSWSSVFLDRYRHKSQAQVLQVSQELDEAALYYYVPSTSHSEGIRSVLLLPVLFDKPEPVALLVLDSRQRLTLGPIQSRFLAHNQEVLRSLLQVYSDYFELKHQEKAWGALQNAQRALIACTETHALWEELLRAAQDLTGCAAVLLAVQDAGAYLVRHRAERPLWPLGLEISPASLLGEVLKKGKSRYEPDLAQFGGLLLRRQEPPVRTGSLFAAPLMLAGRIWGALAAYHPLPEYFIPVRRFLLEELAHTAGLMLAVARRGGERDRGLLAKEMDPSTKLFTREALLAIARAQLNVADSPRGVLLLRPDELEALRVHRSRNELSALMHQLARTVGGEGLPALAWGWMGEYELGAVWTAPELGEVALWARQLLHKLQQAGGDIRDQGFTLSIGLAPAQEGMGAEQLFVRARAALDAAQATGGNRVQWAD; via the coding sequence ATGAACCGCCTCTTCTTCACCCTCCTAGCCCTAGTTACGCTCATCCTGGCGGTTGCGTACTCGTTTTTCTGGTTTTGGGTAATCGGGGGGGTCACGACCATGCTGGCGGCCAGCCTGTGGTGGGCGCATTTTCGACAGCGTCGTATTGAGCGCGCCCTTAGCACCCCTCGGGTAGCCGCGAGCGTAGTGTCGCGCACGCAGACCTTAGACGAAGACATTCTGTTGCCTCCTAAGCCCGTCTCCAGGCCCGTAGAGAAGTCTGAAGTCGAACCCTCGCAGGAAAATCCTGGATCGCAAGAGCCGGCGTCTTCGGAGCGACCCCCATCCAGCATGCCTGCGACGGAGTCCTTTCAGAGTCCGGCGGTTCGCGCCGAATCGGCGGATCCGCGCACGAGCTGGTTTCGCCACACCGACCCCGAACTGGGGCCGTTTGCCCGCTTACTGGGGGGGTGGCTTGAGATGCTGCTGGAGTTCTTCCAGGGGCACTCGGCGCTTCTGTACTGGATTAACCCAGCTAAAGAGCAGTTTGTGCTCGAGGCCTATGTGACGGCTAGTCGGCATTTTATGCTCGGTGAGCGCGTCTCCTGGTCGAGCGTCTTTCTGGACCGCTACCGCCATAAAAGCCAAGCCCAGGTGTTACAGGTGAGCCAGGAACTCGATGAAGCCGCCCTGTACTATTATGTACCCTCGACCTCCCACTCCGAGGGCATTCGCAGCGTGCTCTTGCTACCGGTGCTTTTTGATAAACCCGAGCCCGTGGCCCTACTTGTGCTCGATAGCCGACAGCGCTTGACCCTGGGCCCGATTCAGAGCCGATTCTTGGCTCACAACCAGGAGGTACTCCGCAGCTTATTACAGGTCTATAGCGATTACTTCGAGCTGAAGCACCAAGAGAAGGCTTGGGGTGCCCTGCAGAACGCCCAACGGGCCTTGATAGCCTGCACAGAAACACACGCGCTCTGGGAGGAGCTGCTGCGCGCGGCGCAAGACCTAACCGGCTGCGCAGCGGTTTTGTTGGCGGTGCAAGATGCAGGGGCGTACCTAGTGCGCCACCGAGCCGAACGCCCCCTGTGGCCACTTGGCCTGGAGATCAGCCCCGCTTCTCTGCTGGGTGAGGTTCTGAAGAAGGGCAAAAGCCGCTACGAGCCCGATTTGGCGCAGTTTGGCGGTTTGCTATTGCGACGTCAAGAGCCCCCCGTGCGAACCGGCAGCCTCTTCGCCGCTCCCCTTATGCTGGCAGGCCGCATCTGGGGGGCGCTGGCAGCCTACCACCCACTTCCGGAGTATTTCATCCCCGTACGACGCTTTCTGCTCGAGGAACTGGCTCATACCGCAGGCCTCATGCTCGCCGTCGCAAGGCGAGGCGGGGAGCGCGATCGGGGGCTGCTGGCAAAGGAAATGGATCCCTCCACGAAGCTCTTTACGCGCGAGGCGCTCTTGGCTATCGCCCGAGCCCAACTCAACGTTGCGGACTCCCCAAGAGGGGTGCTGCTGCTTCGGCCCGATGAGCTGGAGGCTCTGCGCGTGCACCGCTCCCGAAACGAACTTAGCGCGCTGATGCATCAGCTGGCGCGTACGGTAGGCGGTGAAGGCCTACCCGCCCTGGCCTGGGGTTGGATGGGCGAATACGAGCTCGGCGCCGTTTGGACCGCCCCCGAGCTCGGAGAGGTTGCCTTGTGGGCGCGACAACTGCTCCATAAGCTGCAGCAGGCAGGAGGGGACATCCGGGATCAGGGCTTTACCTTAAGCATCGGCCTCGCCCCAGCTCAAGAAGGGATGGGAGCAGAGCAGCTTTTCGTCCGGGCTCGAGCGGCGCTGGACGCAGCCCAGGCCACGGGGGGAAACCGGGTGCAGTGGGCGGATTGA
- a CDS encoding DUF1800 domain-containing protein — translation MPTPEALLAASMQEPAERVAEDPKVRAALVTWEPPAPLQTAGGLEPYVPDSSRPWNWERAAHLLRRVGIGPRRSEILWAYEYGRTHGITALVDALLAPSPMPNPPGSWALEPPQSLRGLSQQEVQAIQAQWRTWLGELRAWWITQMRQQGLNIRERMVLFWANHFVVEASKVQIPHYLYGLLDLFRRQALGNVKELTKAVGKTPAMLIYLDGVQSRAGNPNENYARELLELFTMGIGHYTEQDVVEAARAFTGWYIDGLEGRLNPQRFDAGTKTFLGRTGPWTADDIVEIIFEQPVTARFLCRKLYRHFVYVTPNEDIVEGLAQIMRAHQYELRPVLRALLSSAHFFEEAVMGAQIKSPVEAIVGAARALELPAGVEAFLYDACRQAGQDLLDPPDVAGWPGYRSWISTTTLPIRWRATDGLIDGRTLRGTRLSARADLLRLVRTQISQPQDAETLVRELVGWLWGLAPSVDRLRMLLEVLLQGIPAYEWGLDKPGAELRLQGLVKYLLRQPEYQLT, via the coding sequence ATGCCCACGCCGGAAGCGTTGCTTGCCGCTTCAATGCAGGAGCCTGCGGAGCGCGTCGCCGAAGATCCGAAGGTTCGGGCCGCCTTGGTGACCTGGGAGCCCCCGGCTCCGCTGCAGACCGCAGGGGGGCTTGAGCCCTATGTCCCCGATTCTAGCCGGCCTTGGAATTGGGAACGGGCGGCCCACCTGTTGCGTCGCGTCGGGATAGGTCCCCGACGTTCCGAAATCCTATGGGCCTACGAGTACGGGCGCACACATGGCATCACGGCCCTTGTGGACGCCCTGTTAGCGCCCTCGCCTATGCCCAACCCCCCGGGATCGTGGGCTCTTGAGCCCCCGCAGAGCCTTCGGGGGCTGAGCCAGCAAGAGGTCCAGGCCATTCAGGCTCAATGGCGCACCTGGCTTGGCGAATTGCGCGCCTGGTGGATCACCCAGATGCGCCAGCAGGGGCTGAACATCCGAGAGCGCATGGTGTTGTTTTGGGCCAACCACTTCGTCGTCGAGGCTTCCAAGGTGCAGATCCCGCACTACCTATATGGGCTGTTGGATCTATTTCGGCGGCAGGCGCTGGGCAATGTCAAGGAACTCACCAAGGCCGTGGGCAAGACCCCGGCTATGCTCATATACCTGGATGGCGTTCAGAGCCGGGCGGGCAACCCCAACGAGAACTACGCGCGCGAGCTCTTGGAGCTTTTCACCATGGGCATAGGCCACTACACGGAGCAGGACGTCGTAGAGGCCGCGCGCGCCTTTACAGGCTGGTATATCGATGGGCTTGAGGGTCGTCTGAACCCCCAGCGATTTGATGCGGGCACGAAGACCTTCTTGGGCCGGACCGGACCGTGGACGGCCGACGATATCGTGGAGATCATCTTCGAACAGCCCGTTACGGCGCGCTTTCTCTGCCGAAAGCTCTATCGGCACTTCGTCTACGTGACCCCCAACGAGGACATCGTCGAGGGCCTAGCCCAGATCATGCGAGCGCACCAGTACGAGCTGCGGCCTGTGCTGCGCGCGCTCTTAAGCAGCGCCCATTTCTTCGAGGAGGCCGTCATGGGGGCGCAGATCAAAAGCCCCGTGGAGGCCATAGTCGGGGCGGCGCGCGCTCTTGAGCTGCCCGCAGGCGTTGAAGCCTTTCTTTATGATGCCTGTCGGCAGGCCGGACAAGATCTGCTCGATCCGCCCGACGTGGCCGGATGGCCGGGATACCGCTCCTGGATCAGCACCACGACGCTGCCGATTCGCTGGCGCGCCACAGATGGCCTCATCGACGGCCGCACGCTGCGAGGGACGCGCCTGTCGGCCCGGGCTGACCTGTTGCGGCTGGTTCGAACCCAGATCAGCCAACCCCAGGATGCCGAAACGCTGGTGCGTGAACTGGTCGGCTGGCTCTGGGGTCTAGCTCCTTCCGTAGATCGATTGAGAATGCTTCTGGAGGTACTCTTGCAGGGGATCCCCGCCTATGAGTGGGGGCTTGATAAGCCAGGCGCTGAATTGCGCCTTCAGGGCCTGGTGAAGTATCTGCTGCGTCAACCCGAATACCAGCTCACCTAG
- a CDS encoding RNA polymerase sigma factor RpoD/SigA → MRQLKITKSITNRESQSLDRYLAEIGKVPLLTPEEEVELAKRVKQGDQEALEKLIKANLRFVVSVAKQYQNQGLSLGDLINEGNLGLIKAAKRFDETRGFKFISYAVWWIRQSILQALAEQSRIVRLPLNRVGALNKIGKVFSELEQEFEREPTAAELAEHLDISVAEVADTLKISGRHVSMDAPFAQGEDNKLLDVLPDAQTPPPDHHLMEESLKIEIERALSTLSEREAEVIRLYFGIGREHSLTLEEIGERFNLTRERVRQIKEKAIRRLRHASRSRALRAYLG, encoded by the coding sequence ATGCGACAACTGAAAATCACCAAAAGCATCACAAATCGGGAGAGCCAGTCGCTAGATCGGTACCTAGCCGAGATCGGCAAAGTGCCGCTTCTTACCCCTGAAGAGGAGGTGGAGCTGGCCAAACGCGTAAAACAGGGCGATCAGGAGGCCCTGGAAAAACTCATCAAGGCCAATCTCCGCTTCGTGGTAAGCGTGGCCAAGCAGTACCAGAACCAAGGCCTCTCCCTGGGAGACCTGATCAACGAGGGGAACCTAGGCCTCATCAAGGCCGCTAAGCGTTTTGATGAGACACGCGGCTTTAAGTTCATCTCCTACGCCGTCTGGTGGATCCGGCAGTCTATTCTGCAAGCCCTGGCCGAGCAAAGCCGCATCGTGCGCCTGCCGCTAAATCGCGTGGGGGCGCTGAACAAAATCGGCAAGGTCTTTTCAGAGCTGGAGCAGGAATTCGAGCGCGAGCCCACGGCGGCCGAGCTCGCTGAGCACCTGGACATATCGGTGGCTGAGGTCGCCGATACGCTCAAGATATCCGGCAGGCACGTTTCCATGGATGCGCCCTTCGCCCAAGGGGAGGATAATAAGCTTCTAGACGTGCTGCCGGACGCACAGACGCCTCCGCCCGATCACCACTTGATGGAAGAATCCCTCAAAATCGAGATCGAGCGCGCCCTTAGTACGCTCTCTGAGCGGGAAGCCGAGGTCATCCGGCTTTACTTCGGCATCGGACGCGAGCACTCCCTTACCCTAGAAGAGATCGGGGAGCGCTTCAACCTCACGCGGGAGCGCGTGCGCCAAATCAAAGAGAAAGCCATCCGGCGACTTCGGCACGCCAGCCGAAGCCGCGCGCTGCGCGCCTATCTGGGGTAA
- a CDS encoding DUF1501 domain-containing protein: protein MDRRTFLRKAGAGAIALPIAFGDLPVFAFRYHPLLAALGLLDTDRVLVLVQLNGGNDGLNTIVPYEDDLYYQMRPTLAIRRNQVLPLGSGLGFHSALEPLRAIWDEGDLAIVQSVGYPNPNLSHFRSTDIWLTGSDGNTVLQTGWLGRYLGQEYPDFPQVLPSEPLAIQIGAGASLAFHGPNGEMVTSLSSPDEFYQIVGEGSIVRPATPDTPAGRELEFLYTLYAGTYQYASVIKRAADRAQNRSSYDSSALARSLAIVARLIAGGLGTRLYLVQQGGYDTHAAQANTHTGLLRTLAAAIRAFYEDLRALGLADRVLLMTFSEFGRRPRENGSAGTDHGTAAPMFLVGRPVRGGILGPRPDLRRLDNTGNLFYHIDFRQVYSTLLGDWFGLRPELLERILLGRFEALPLLTGAATGVEDPEQIQGFRLDPPWPNPADQELVIRFHTLGGHVVLRLFDVTGRELMRPLDGAVPPGWQELRLSVVRLPAGAYFCQLLSGPFTQTRKFTVAR, encoded by the coding sequence ATGGATCGACGCACGTTTCTTCGAAAAGCCGGCGCAGGGGCTATCGCGCTGCCCATCGCCTTCGGTGATCTCCCCGTATTCGCGTTCCGATATCATCCGCTGCTGGCCGCTTTGGGCCTGTTGGACACAGACCGGGTGCTCGTGCTGGTGCAGCTCAATGGGGGCAACGACGGGCTCAATACGATCGTGCCCTATGAGGACGATCTATACTACCAAATGCGCCCTACGCTGGCGATACGGCGCAATCAAGTCCTGCCCCTAGGCTCTGGCTTGGGCTTTCATTCGGCCCTGGAACCGCTGCGGGCCATCTGGGACGAAGGAGACCTGGCCATAGTGCAGTCTGTGGGCTACCCCAATCCCAACCTGTCGCACTTTCGCAGCACGGACATTTGGCTAACGGGATCCGACGGCAACACGGTTCTGCAGACGGGCTGGCTAGGTCGGTATCTGGGCCAGGAGTATCCCGATTTCCCCCAGGTGTTGCCCTCGGAGCCCTTGGCCATCCAGATCGGGGCCGGGGCTTCGTTGGCCTTTCATGGGCCAAACGGCGAGATGGTGACTTCTCTCTCCAGTCCAGATGAGTTCTACCAGATTGTCGGGGAGGGCTCAATCGTCCGCCCCGCAACGCCCGATACCCCTGCTGGAAGAGAGCTGGAGTTTTTGTACACCCTCTATGCGGGCACCTATCAGTACGCAAGCGTGATCAAACGCGCCGCCGATCGAGCCCAAAACCGCTCCAGCTATGACTCCAGCGCCTTGGCCCGATCGCTGGCGATCGTAGCCCGGCTCATCGCCGGAGGCCTCGGCACGCGTCTGTATTTAGTCCAGCAGGGGGGATACGATACACACGCCGCTCAGGCCAACACGCACACCGGGCTTCTGCGCACCCTGGCCGCAGCCATCCGGGCTTTCTACGAGGATCTTCGCGCCTTGGGGCTGGCTGATCGCGTGCTGCTTATGACGTTTTCGGAGTTCGGTCGCAGGCCGCGCGAGAACGGCAGCGCCGGCACCGATCACGGCACAGCCGCCCCGATGTTTCTGGTGGGCCGCCCTGTGCGCGGAGGCATTCTGGGGCCACGTCCGGATCTGCGCAGACTGGATAACACAGGGAACCTATTCTATCATATCGACTTTCGGCAGGTCTATAGCACCCTGCTAGGCGACTGGTTCGGGCTTAGGCCCGAGTTACTGGAGCGAATCCTCCTGGGGCGTTTTGAGGCTTTGCCCCTGCTGACCGGCGCGGCTACTGGCGTTGAGGATCCGGAGCAGATTCAGGGCTTTCGGCTTGATCCCCCCTGGCCCAACCCGGCCGATCAGGAGCTGGTGATCCGCTTCCATACGCTGGGGGGCCACGTCGTGCTGCGGCTTTTCGACGTTACGGGTCGGGAGCTTATGCGCCCCCTTGACGGGGCGGTTCCCCCCGGTTGGCAAGAGCTGCGGCTGTCCGTGGTTCGGCTGCCCGCCGGCGCGTATTTCTGTCAGCTTCTGAGCGGGCCATTTACGCAGACCCGCAAGTTTACTGTCGCTCGGTGA
- a CDS encoding adenine phosphoribosyltransferase — protein MTLAEQLRAEIRNVPDFPKPGIQFKDITTVLKQGPLFRAVADALYELWQSERVDKVVSIESRGFVYGSVLAYRFGAGFVMARKRGKLPAETVAVEYALEYGTDAIEIHADAILPGERVLVHDDVIATGGTAAATVALVEKMGGYVVGCCFLVELADLRGRERLSGYRVTSLVSF, from the coding sequence ATGACCCTTGCCGAACAGCTGCGGGCGGAGATCCGCAACGTCCCCGACTTCCCTAAGCCGGGGATTCAGTTCAAGGACATCACGACCGTGCTAAAACAAGGGCCCCTGTTTCGGGCCGTAGCCGACGCCCTGTACGAACTCTGGCAATCCGAACGCGTCGATAAGGTGGTCTCCATCGAATCGCGCGGTTTTGTTTACGGCTCTGTTTTGGCTTATCGCTTTGGAGCCGGATTCGTGATGGCCCGAAAGCGAGGCAAGCTGCCCGCTGAGACCGTTGCGGTCGAGTACGCCTTGGAATATGGCACGGATGCCATAGAAATCCATGCTGACGCCATCCTGCCAGGGGAGCGGGTGCTGGTGCACGACGATGTGATCGCTACGGGCGGAACGGCCGCCGCCACGGTGGCGTTAGTGGAAAAGATGGGAGGGTATGTGGTGGGCTGCTGCTTTTTGGTGGAGCTCGCTGATCTACGCGGCCGCGAGCGGCTGTCGGGCTACAGGGTAACGTCACTTGTGAGCTTTTGA
- a CDS encoding polysaccharide deacetylase family protein, giving the protein MPTTWASLPVHLDVPAAFEPKALLGLEALLLPLGLRPVRARPDQGRRGLYYGPEEPDWEAGLCIRARPETWAYFERLAPYPTEWLCYWERVPVLFGLPVARLAGEVWYTELDLIASAFFWVSGWQEYASPERDQHGRFPYRASLQARMGWVERPLVNEYARLLGSWLDSVGLSAPGLRWRGCGWALVLSHDIDYLRKWRPGMIYRELIWHFLQNRRRLRWSDRIGRLRAFLRDWLRAGDVMRESLERIWALERSWGVRATYFFKTGARDKRDVGYSHRSRYLKGLIAGLLREGFEVGLHPSYRAHDRADYMRQERDRLLRLLQRSEPRAELRAVRQHFLRLALPETFRIQVALGFAWDATLGFAEREGFRRACATPFRIFDVPANRILPLWEFPLLLMDSTLFDYRKLSAQEALESTLRLYEITRSAGGVAVSLWHNVLYDPLDYPGWGEVFERSTLWAIAHGAFVGSLAEVAAELEGWP; this is encoded by the coding sequence ATGCCCACTACCTGGGCGAGCTTGCCCGTGCATTTGGACGTGCCGGCTGCCTTCGAGCCCAAGGCGTTGCTGGGCCTAGAGGCCCTGCTCTTGCCCTTAGGCCTTCGCCCCGTGCGCGCCCGCCCTGATCAGGGCCGACGCGGGCTCTATTACGGTCCAGAGGAGCCGGACTGGGAGGCTGGGCTCTGCATCCGAGCTCGGCCTGAGACGTGGGCCTACTTTGAACGCCTTGCGCCTTATCCGACGGAGTGGCTCTGCTACTGGGAGCGCGTTCCGGTCCTCTTCGGCCTTCCTGTGGCGCGGCTTGCGGGCGAGGTCTGGTATACGGAGTTGGATCTCATCGCTTCGGCCTTCTTCTGGGTCTCCGGATGGCAGGAGTACGCAAGCCCGGAGCGTGATCAGCACGGCCGCTTTCCGTACCGGGCCAGTTTGCAGGCCCGCATGGGATGGGTCGAGCGCCCCCTGGTCAACGAATACGCTCGGCTTCTGGGAAGCTGGCTTGACTCGGTTGGTCTCTCTGCGCCGGGCCTTCGTTGGCGGGGGTGCGGATGGGCCCTTGTGCTCAGCCACGATATCGACTACTTGCGCAAATGGCGCCCCGGAATGATCTACAGGGAGCTGATCTGGCATTTCCTGCAGAACCGGCGCCGACTGCGATGGTCAGACCGCATAGGGCGCTTAAGGGCGTTTTTGCGCGATTGGCTGCGGGCCGGCGATGTGATGCGGGAATCTTTAGAGCGCATATGGGCGCTGGAGCGCTCTTGGGGGGTTCGGGCGACGTATTTTTTTAAAACGGGCGCCCGCGACAAGCGGGATGTCGGCTATTCGCACCGCTCTAGATACCTCAAAGGCCTCATAGCCGGTCTATTGCGGGAGGGTTTCGAGGTAGGCCTGCATCCCAGCTACCGTGCCCACGACCGGGCCGATTACATGCGCCAGGAACGCGATCGGCTGCTGCGCCTCCTGCAGCGGAGCGAGCCTCGGGCCGAGCTGCGCGCGGTGCGGCAGCATTTTCTGCGCCTTGCGCTGCCGGAAACGTTTCGCATTCAGGTCGCTCTGGGCTTCGCCTGGGATGCGACGTTGGGATTTGCCGAGCGGGAGGGCTTTCGCCGGGCCTGCGCCACCCCGTTTCGGATCTTCGACGTGCCCGCAAACCGCATCTTGCCCCTCTGGGAGTTCCCTCTGCTCCTAATGGACAGCACGCTCTTCGACTACCGCAAGCTGTCCGCGCAAGAGGCCCTGGAGTCGACCTTGCGCCTCTATGAGATCACGCGCTCCGCGGGCGGCGTGGCCGTAAGCCTATGGCACAACGTGCTCTACGACCCGTTGGACTATCCCGGATGGGGAGAGGTTTTCGAGCGGAGCACCCTGTGGGCAATAGCGCACGGGGCCTTCGTCGGGAGCCTGGCCGAGGTGGCGGCCGAACTTGAGGGCTGGCCCTAA
- a CDS encoding sigma-70 family RNA polymerase sigma factor, whose amino-acid sequence MHEEQQPSSSRLEDERWITEALAGHQEAYEQLMRKYRGAIAHHIYRLVRDRAELEDLVQEVFIKAFQSLSAFRQNFAFSTWLYRIATNHAIDYLRRKKLPLSSLQGSDPNGERELEFADPDHRPDRVLWEEERRRIIQEAIERLPPKYRQVIIMRHQQELSYEEIARQLELPLGTVKAHIFRARELLYRYLRAHWDQLFP is encoded by the coding sequence GTGCACGAAGAACAGCAGCCCTCCTCTTCTCGGCTTGAGGATGAACGTTGGATCACTGAAGCGCTCGCAGGCCATCAGGAGGCCTACGAGCAGTTGATGCGCAAATACCGGGGGGCGATTGCCCATCATATCTATAGGCTGGTGCGCGATCGCGCGGAGCTCGAAGACCTGGTGCAGGAGGTCTTCATCAAAGCCTTCCAGTCCCTGAGCGCTTTTCGACAGAACTTCGCCTTCTCTACGTGGCTATACCGCATCGCCACCAATCACGCCATCGATTACCTGCGCCGCAAAAAGCTTCCTTTGAGCTCCCTTCAGGGTTCGGACCCAAACGGGGAGCGCGAGCTGGAGTTCGCGGATCCCGATCACCGGCCAGACCGGGTGCTATGGGAGGAGGAGCGACGCCGCATCATTCAAGAGGCCATCGAACGGCTTCCTCCGAAGTACCGGCAGGTCATCATTATGCGCCATCAGCAGGAGCTCTCTTACGAGGAGATCGCCCGTCAGCTGGAGCTGCCCCTGGGGACGGTCAAGGCGCATATCTTTCGAGCCCGGGAGTTGTTGTATCGGTACCTGCGCGCCCATTGGGACCAACTCTTCCCGTAG